Proteins found in one Pseudoxanthomonas sp. SL93 genomic segment:
- a CDS encoding GntR family transcriptional regulator, producing the protein MQKNLLEEYQRLQTGESTRAVAYLRLRRALQNLMDAGVLRPGQALPSERDLAQLLDLSRVTIRKALAGLIESGLLVQRQGAGTFVAERILRQFSRLTSFTDDLRERGLNPQVKFLERSVGEVTPEESMALNLSPGSGVVRMYRLRHVDGSPIAIERTLVPYSLLPDPESVTTSLYEALDAYGNRPKRALQRLRAVALDEEAARHLELPVGSPGLLVERRAFLDDGRVVESTRSYYRGDAYDFVAELQSD; encoded by the coding sequence ATGCAAAAGAACCTGCTCGAGGAATACCAGCGCCTGCAGACCGGCGAGTCCACGCGTGCGGTGGCCTACCTGCGTCTGCGCCGCGCGCTGCAGAACCTGATGGATGCCGGCGTGCTGCGGCCCGGCCAGGCCCTGCCGAGCGAGCGCGACCTGGCCCAGCTGCTGGACCTGTCGCGGGTGACCATCCGCAAGGCGCTGGCGGGCCTGATCGAAAGTGGTCTGCTGGTGCAGCGGCAGGGGGCAGGCACCTTCGTGGCCGAGCGCATCCTGCGCCAGTTCTCCCGCCTGACCAGCTTCACCGACGACCTGCGCGAGCGCGGGCTCAATCCGCAGGTGAAGTTCCTGGAGCGTTCCGTGGGTGAAGTGACCCCGGAGGAGTCAATGGCGCTGAACCTGTCGCCGGGCAGCGGCGTGGTGCGCATGTACCGCCTGCGCCACGTGGACGGTTCGCCCATCGCGATCGAACGCACGCTGGTGCCGTATTCCCTGCTGCCCGATCCGGAAAGCGTCACCACGTCGCTGTACGAGGCGCTGGATGCTTACGGCAATCGTCCCAAGCGGGCCCTGCAGCGCCTGCGTGCCGTCGCGCTTGACGAAGAGGCCGCGCGCCACCTGGAACTGCCCGTGGGCAGCCCGGGCCTGCTGGTCGAACGCCGCGCCTTCCTGGATGACGGCCGGGTGGTCGAGTCCACCCGCTCGTACTACCGCGGCGACGCCTACGACTTCGTCGCCGAGCTGCAGAGCGACTGA
- the zwf gene encoding glucose-6-phosphate dehydrogenase, with protein MVITHYPCAETPVTAKTLPVDTFDLVIFGGTGDLALRKLLPGLLRRYADGQIPEDSRILGVARDKQGDDEYRAKVGNALARACGHDEALKAKLPAFLEKLGYLALDATRDEGWDDFTARLQTSGDRIRVFYLSTSPTLFVNICDRLRAHGLNTGNARVVIEKPIGRDLASAAVINDAVGSAFAESQIFRIDHYLGKETVQNLLALRFANILFEPLWNASRIDHVQITVAETVGLEKRAGYYDTSGALRDMVQNHLLQLLCMVAMEPPAALQADAVRDEKLKVLRSLRPITAEDAGQLTVRGQYRAGASNGAAVPGYLDELGRDDSRTETFVAIKAEVDNWRWAGVPFYLRTGKRLSERVSEIVIAFKQVPHSIFDDSAGPVMGNKLVLRLQPDEGVKLWLMIKDPGPGGLRLQHVPLDMSFAEAFGVHQPEAYERLLMDVVRGNQTLFMRRDEVEAAWKWVDPILAAWENLREAPKPYTAGSWGPSAAVALVERDGRTWHEDTV; from the coding sequence ATGGTTATCACTCATTACCCGTGTGCCGAGACGCCCGTGACCGCGAAGACCCTGCCCGTCGACACTTTCGATCTCGTCATCTTTGGCGGGACCGGCGACCTGGCGCTGCGCAAGCTGCTGCCGGGCCTGCTGCGCCGCTACGCCGACGGCCAGATCCCGGAAGACAGCCGCATCCTGGGCGTGGCCCGCGACAAGCAGGGCGATGACGAATACCGGGCCAAGGTCGGCAACGCGCTGGCCCGCGCCTGCGGCCACGACGAAGCACTGAAAGCCAAGCTGCCGGCGTTCCTCGAAAAGCTGGGCTACCTGGCCCTGGACGCCACCCGAGACGAAGGCTGGGACGACTTCACCGCCCGCCTGCAGACCTCCGGCGACCGCATCCGCGTGTTCTACCTGTCCACCAGCCCCACGCTGTTCGTGAACATCTGCGACCGCCTGCGCGCGCACGGCCTGAACACCGGCAACGCCCGCGTGGTCATCGAGAAGCCGATCGGCCGCGACTTGGCCAGTGCCGCGGTCATCAACGACGCCGTCGGCAGTGCGTTCGCCGAAAGCCAGATCTTCCGCATCGACCATTACCTGGGCAAGGAAACCGTCCAGAACCTGCTGGCGCTGCGCTTCGCCAACATCCTGTTCGAACCGTTGTGGAACGCCAGCCGCATCGACCACGTGCAGATCACCGTGGCCGAGACCGTCGGCCTGGAGAAGCGCGCCGGCTACTACGACACCTCCGGCGCGCTGCGCGACATGGTGCAGAACCACCTGCTGCAGCTGCTGTGCATGGTGGCCATGGAACCCCCGGCCGCGCTGCAGGCCGACGCCGTGCGCGACGAGAAACTGAAGGTCCTGCGCTCGCTGCGCCCGATCACCGCCGAAGACGCCGGCCAGCTGACCGTGCGGGGCCAGTACCGCGCCGGCGCCAGCAATGGCGCGGCCGTGCCCGGCTACCTGGACGAACTGGGCCGCGATGATTCGCGCACCGAGACCTTCGTGGCCATCAAGGCCGAAGTGGACAACTGGCGCTGGGCCGGCGTGCCGTTCTACCTGCGCACCGGCAAGCGGCTGTCCGAGCGCGTGTCCGAGATCGTCATCGCCTTCAAGCAGGTGCCGCATTCCATCTTCGACGACAGCGCCGGCCCGGTGATGGGCAACAAGCTGGTGCTGCGCCTGCAGCCGGACGAAGGCGTCAAGCTGTGGCTGATGATCAAGGACCCGGGCCCCGGTGGCCTGCGCCTGCAGCACGTGCCGCTGGACATGAGCTTCGCCGAGGCCTTCGGCGTGCACCAGCCGGAAGCCTACGAACGCCTGCTGATGGACGTGGTGCGCGGCAACCAGACGCTCTTCATGCGCCGCGACGAAGTGGAAGCCGCCTGGAAGTGGGTCGACCCGATCCTGGCGGCGTGGGAAAACCTGCGCGAAGCCCCCAAGCCCTACACCGCCGGCTCGTGGGGCCCCAGCGCCGCCGTGGCCCTGGTCGAACGCGACGGCCGCACCTGGCACGAAGACACCGTCTGA
- the pgl gene encoding 6-phosphogluconolactonase gives MPPTDLSLQIQLHPFADGDAVAQALAQAVADDLRAALALRGNASLALSGGTTPRRFLQALSQQALDWSQVTVTLVDERWVADDHERSNARLLKEYLLQGAAAQARFVPLFRPAATPDEVLQAVAADLPLPLDVAVLGMGSDGHTASFFPGGDRLAEALDPAGDAVVLPMRAPGAGEPRITLTLPVLRDAGRLYLHIEGGEKRQVLQQALSGQGGGSGYPMRAVLQALASPLQVYLAY, from the coding sequence ATGCCCCCTACCGATCTTTCCCTGCAGATCCAGCTGCATCCCTTCGCCGACGGCGACGCCGTGGCCCAGGCGCTGGCGCAGGCCGTGGCCGACGACCTGCGCGCCGCCCTCGCCCTGCGCGGCAACGCCAGCCTCGCCCTGTCCGGCGGCACCACCCCGCGCCGCTTCCTGCAGGCCCTGTCGCAGCAGGCACTGGACTGGTCGCAGGTCACCGTCACCCTGGTCGACGAGCGCTGGGTCGCCGACGACCACGAGCGCTCCAACGCCCGCCTGCTGAAGGAATACCTGCTGCAGGGCGCCGCCGCGCAGGCCCGTTTCGTCCCCCTGTTCCGTCCCGCCGCCACCCCGGATGAGGTGCTGCAGGCCGTGGCCGCCGACCTGCCGCTGCCGCTGGATGTCGCCGTGCTGGGCATGGGTAGCGATGGCCATACCGCCTCGTTCTTCCCGGGCGGCGACCGCCTGGCCGAGGCCCTCGATCCGGCAGGCGACGCCGTGGTGCTGCCGATGCGCGCGCCCGGTGCCGGCGAACCCCGCATCACCCTCACCCTGCCCGTCCTGCGCGATGCCGGCCGCCTCTATCTGCATATCGAAGGCGGCGAGAAGCGCCAGGTGCTGCAGCAGGCACTGTCCGGCCAGGGCGGCGGCTCGGGTTATCCGATGCGCGCCGTGCTGCAGGCACTGGCGTCGCCGTTGCAGGTCTATCTGGCCTATTGA
- a CDS encoding c-type cytochrome, producing MRNYDLEFLKHFSMVIGFLALVTAGLIVGAYFLHGTLPPEVNPKTVQLTEARIAPAGAVYAGETGAAAQAAAAAAAKAAAASQVAYGGTTDGSVIYQNLCGACHTNGVGKAPMLTAAGMGARAGKGKDTLYKHAIEGFTGPDGGIMPAKGGNPALTDEQVQVTVDWMLANVK from the coding sequence GTGCGTAACTACGACCTCGAATTCCTCAAGCATTTCTCGATGGTGATCGGCTTCTTGGCCCTGGTCACCGCTGGCCTGATCGTCGGCGCGTACTTCCTGCACGGCACCCTGCCGCCGGAAGTGAACCCCAAGACCGTGCAGCTCACCGAAGCCCGCATCGCGCCCGCCGGCGCCGTGTATGCCGGCGAGACCGGTGCCGCCGCGCAGGCCGCGGCCGCCGCCGCCGCCAAGGCCGCCGCCGCTTCGCAGGTCGCCTATGGCGGCACCACCGACGGCAGCGTGATCTACCAGAACCTGTGCGGCGCCTGCCACACCAACGGCGTGGGCAAGGCCCCCATGCTGACGGCCGCCGGCATGGGCGCACGCGCCGGCAAGGGCAAGGACACGCTGTACAAGCACGCCATCGAAGGCTTCACCGGCCCGGACGGCGGCATCATGCCGGCCAAGGGCGGCAACCCGGCCCTGACCGACGAGCAGGTCCAGGTCACGGTCGACTGGATGCTGGCCAACGTGAAGTAA